The Gossypium hirsutum isolate 1008001.06 chromosome D02, Gossypium_hirsutum_v2.1, whole genome shotgun sequence region ATGATTATATCTTAGGGGTGAATTATCACTCTTGGTGCTTCTTCATATTTGGCTTTTCCActtattaattttcaaatatcCCTGCTTCCAGCCTTTCAACATGAGCATATTAGCTGCCTATACTCGACCAAGCTCGAAATCTGAAATAGTCAAGGTATATTATATCTCACTGTCTCGTTTTTTTCTTTATATGGCCGGGTGTCTCAATCTTACATTGATGCTTGAACCCCATTTCTTTCAGGTCAATTTGCTGGCTTCTTCAGAGTGTAACAAGGAAGCTTCATCTGGTGGGAGCTCTTTCCCATTCAATAGCATGGGAGGTTAATTTATGTATACATACAAAAGCTACAGTATCTATCTTCTGCTACTTTATGACTCTATAGGTTGAACAATCACAGTTTATACAGGTCAGCATATAGTCAATGCTAACTATTAAAACATTGTAAAATCGATAATATAGATTATTATCGAATATACTAGCAATGAAGTTTTTTAACTCCACAAACCGAATTAAAAAATTGTCACATGTccttagtatatatttttaaaaaaataaaaaattaaagatatgGAGATGTGGCTGTTTTTTAATCTAGTTTGTGAAGTTAAACTACTCAGTTGTTAGTGTATGGAATAACAGTCTGATGTTATATCTACATAATGTAGGTAACTGAACATGGGTCTTTCTGTTGCTCTGGAACATGTTATTTAAATGCAAATCTTTCTAAGACTTGAATGCTTTTTCTCTTTGTTGGGTTAAGCTAAAATCATGAATTCCTACAAAAACTATATTGATTAGGTTAAACTATGCATATGGTCCCTGTACTTTTCAAAAGTTAGGAATTTAgtcttactttttagatttcaaaatttaggttcaaGTTGTTAccactattttttttttggttaaattcatTGTTgggacatttaaaaaaaaactattcactCAGTAGCCATCTAATTCAAAAAAAAGATATTGTAATTAAAttggatttaataaataattgaaactgaattttaaaatctgaattaAATTTTTGGAAATACAAATACAGtgactaaattttgaattttttaaaagtacAGGGACAAtaggcatattttaacctattgTTTATAGACCTCATAGTAGCAATGATTATTGATAATTTTGATATTAAACATTAGAAATCATTGTCCATAATCATGCAGACATGTTTAGGATTTGTCATTTTGCTTCGTACATAAAAAGTTTATTTTTGCCATGCTTAAGTCAAACATGAAGTTTAAATTTGTACATGCCATTTGCCAACACCATATGTGAACCAATGATTAAGAATTTCGCATCACATCTGTAGATTAGAAAGAGAACCAGTCAAGTGTTCTTCAAGGTCGGGAATTAGATGGTGGAGgtttaactaaaaatttaggggttaatgagaatttttttaaaaagaaaaagcagtttaattaaagttttaaaaaattttgagggtttgatgagaatttttaaaaatttagagggTTTAAttgaaacttttcaaaaatttgaaaggtataataattttttaaaaatattttaggggtttaactaaaatttttgacatattttgaaaattaataaaacttttgtGGGGTTAAGCTCCCTATTAAGGAGTTTAATTATCctccttttattttgttttccttCATGTTTAAATTAATCATTACAAAAGAACAATTATTAGAGGGTTTTTTTAATAATCTGATCATATCTGGGTTTTTTTTTACACAACTCTTAAAACTTTCTATTGTCTCTTTCCAACCCATTAATAGGAATCAGCGTATTTGAACTCATGTTTTCTTGCATTGGTAACAATGCTCATgccaatcgaactaaaactcGACCGGCTTCTCAAATAGAGTTTTAAGTAACTTGCAATTACGCATATCTTTGTTATATGTATTCGAGTTATAGTTTTCGGTttgattattatttaaatgtattcagttttgggttttataaaataaaaaacaattatttttttaattgaattaatttcaacaaaaaataaaaataatgcttGAAGAGTATAAAACACTATTTTGAGGCTCAATTttcattttgtattaattattctaAGTCTAATGACTCATAATAGcttataaataaaaatcaataaacttagaataataaaattatttaaatcccATGGGATAAGTTATTTTGAAATAACATTGATATTTAGTACCAATATGTTTAACAATTTAACAAGAACAGTCGATCGAGTCTTAACTTGATTAGTATGAGTATTGTTGTTAATATATGATGGCAAAGGTTCGAGTGTACTAAGcacattatctttctatttatgggTTAAGGAGGAATTATGGATAGTTGTATCAGaatctataatgaaattgttaaCAGAAATAATTTAACACGAAGAAAGTAGGCGCACAAACGGAGAAAAAGTGAATAAAAAAACCAAAGGAAGAAAGGAAAAGGAATATAGCAATTAACGAAAAGTCTAAAACACACCGTATGGACAGTGCTTGAAGTTGAAACCCACCGCTCCCTCATTATCTGCCATTAAACCTCCTTACATCTCATTCAGTGCACACTCCTTTTTGCCTTTTGCTTTCCTCATatctatatatacacacacacacagtTCACTATTACACTCAACATCTCAAACTACTTAACACcattaaataaaaagaatgaaGGTCTTGTTCGCAACATTGCTGGTTTGCTCTCTTCTACTATGTTCCTCAATTTTGGAACCAGTCATGGCACAGCCTCGGTCACGTAATATTgttaatgataataaataatattaccacctttttcttttttgaattgcTTCAAGCTTTAAAACCTTGTGTTGTGTTGTTGCATTGCAGCTTCATGTGCGGGGAAATGCAAGGCGAGGTGCAGGAAAGCAGCGGTGTGGGAGCGGTGTTTCAAGTACTGTAGGATATGTTGCGAAAAGTGTAAATGTGTGCCATCGGGAACTTATGGGAACAAACACGAGTGCCCTTGCTATAGAGACATGGTCACCAACAAGGGCAAACCTAAATGCCCTTGAACTCACATTTTCTctcttaatttcaaaataataatgatgatgtgTGGAGATTTCCATGGCAAGACATGTCTTTATATGTTCATGAAAATAATTGTTCTTgctatttaatttatgtttatagTAGTATTTAATCTATATAATCATTGTCGGGTGGAgtatcttattttatatttatatttcagTATTTAtgcaatatattttatatttaaaaattcgaGAAGCATGAAGCGGCggaacttaaaaaaatattttagacgaaattaaattgtatataatttttaaagggttaaattaaatatttattatgtttGGGGAGTcaaaaagtacaattttattattactaatttaaaattttataaattataaggagcttaaattaaaattttactattttagggGCCTCTACTAAGCTCTGCCACTGTATATgtaataaaaagtataaaaactttTAGGATAGTTAAAATTTTGATGAAGTGAATTCAAATATTtgtgaatatttgatttaattagtCACTTGCCCAAAGCTCAAAGGCTTGTccaaaaatttgaaaggtttGAACAAAATACGAGGCCTAAAAAATAGATTTGGGTAAATTTCAAGACTCATTTTCTATATGGATTGGGCCTTGGACAAAATTTTTTGGCCTGAACTTGACTCGACCTGGCCtggatatattatattataaaaatattacattaattatatatttaaataataattatatatttatatttatattaaatcactaactgaataacaattaaattcattacccaaaatctaaaaaaaaaattatccaactaaataacccaacccaaaatataaattttaaaaattatatttaatacaataaaatatttatttattttttaatacaaacatttgttatatttatggtagtgttttttaatataaatactttttaatgtgTTAAAGAACtcttattttaacctttttttagtACATTTAGtgtatcatatatattttaaataaagttaatctaaaatatcaaatatgGGCAGACCCAGATTTACCTTTCTTAAATTGGATCGGGTTTGAGCAAAAAAATAAGTCTATTTTTTGGGTTGAGCTAGACCCAGGCTTGAAACATTGGTCTAGATACCTTGTATGGGTCTAGCCCAAACCCGACTCGACTCATTAGCTCATTTTATATTTAcgatatgttttatttttacggATAATAAATATGGATATTCAAATtcattatgttttttaattttttaaaaaatatatttttataagtattaaaataatatttaacgtATCCTAATATATatgatgaataattttattaatttggttcatataataatatttaaagaataaaaaaattttgtatttctCTTGCACGATAATTTTTAGAATTGATATGTTATTTAGCACATGAGTTTGGTtaaaatgttcaatttgatatacGAGTCTCTTTAACCTAATTTAGTACTTGATTTTGGTTTCAATATTCACCCTGGTACTTGAGTTTTCTTTTGTCCTAGCTAAGTATTTGAGTTTggctttaatatttaatttgatatttaaattttttttgtcgtACCTATGTTTTCCTTACTAGAGTACATATGTAAACACATTAATTGGGACACATGATTTTATTTAGCCTATGtaccaaattgaccattgaaATCAAACTCAAATGTCAAATTGGGATAAAAATttagtaccaaattgaataatgaaaccaaattcaggtaccaaataatatattaactctAGTTTTTATTTGGATTGCTGTGATAAGAAACCGGGCCAAAAGCCCAGACATAATTTATCCGGCCCaaacttttaaaacaaaaacgACGTCGGCTACTCCACCTACTCCACTGTTTTCAAAAATCGAAGCCACAAAAAAATCCACATCTCTGAGTCTCCGCTTCCCAAAAATTCAATTAGATTTTGAAATTCCAGCGAAGGGGGAggagacacacacacacacacacagatcTTCAAATTTCATCAATGGATCATTCAAAGGTTCAAGAGGTAACTTCAATGATAAACCCTTAAGCTTTCCATTTTGGATCTTTAATTTGTCTtctgaatttatttatataaatatttcgaTTCTTGTCCAGATCGTGGAGAAGCAGGTATTGACCGTGGCGAAGGCCTTCGAGGACCAGATCGACGAAGAGATTGCGGCTTTAGATCGACTCGACCATGACGATCTGGAAGCTATTAGAGAGCGGAGGTTGCAGCAGATGAAGAAGATGGCGGAGAAGCGAAGTCGTTGGATCGGTTTAGGCCATGGTGAATACTCTGAGATTCCAGCTGAGAAAGACTTCTTTTCCATTGTTAAAGCTAGTGAACGAGTCGTTTGTCACTTCTATCGCGAAAATTGGCCTTGCAAGGTATATACGcctaattttattgaaatttcctTATTGTGAATGCTAATGAGTTATTGAATCAAAAGGCAAgtaattattatgaatttttttctttattttgaagtAGATTTGAAGATAAAAAGCAATCTAAATCCGTCTTTTTTGAGTTGAACCGCAGGTGATGGACAAGCACTTGAGTGCACTGGCAAAGCAGCATATAGAGACACGTTTCGTGAAAATTCAAGCTGAGAAAAGCCCGTTCTTGGCTGAGAGGCTCAAGATTGTTGTTCTTCCTACACTTGCCCTTATCAAAAATGCCAAAGTCGATGATTATGTGGTATTGTTAAATGTTCTTTCCAACAAAATTTAACATCTGAATTTGGTCTTCGATCTTTTTGTTTTTCACTGTTTGCTAATAGTTTTTCATGTCTGTATTTTGATGGTGTGATTCATTTGCAGGTTGGGTTTGATGAGCTCGGGGGAACAGACGAGTTTTCCACTGAAGATTTGGAGGACAGATTGGCTAAAGTTCAAGTCATCTTCTCTGAAGGCGAATCGTCATCGAAGCCCAGAACACAAACCAAAAGGAGTGTCCGACAGAGCTCGAACCCAGACTCGTCCGATTCGGATTAACTGTGGGTTGTCTCGGTTTGTAAGCTTTCTTTACCTGTTTCAGTGGAAATCAATAGGATTTATCATCATTCCATCTTTAAATACTGTCAAAGCAAATGAAGAGAATATCATTTGTTGTATGAATGAGATCATTTAATCATctcgatatatatatatgctcaatCTAATTTTGCTGTAATTTTTGTTTCGATTTATGCATTCGGATTTGGTAAATTTTTTGTTTCTGCTTATGCATTTGGATTTGGAAACGGGTGATTGAAAGCCTCATCTCACAGCAGAGGGATGTGAGCCAAAATGATCAACTGCTTCCAGCTTGTACTATTTATCTACTCACTAAGGATTTTGCATCGAATCATTCTCTATGAGAGAGTTGGAACTGTCATTATTCTAATATTACTGTGGATTTTGTTAAGGAGTATCTTAAGAATAGTTTTTCAAGGTTATTATATCTACCAGGCATATGCTATATGCAATGGGAGAATTAAATTTTGTTCCACCAATATTTTTACGGATTTTGTCTACTCATTCCTTAGAGTTAGTTGTTATTGGGTCGGGTCAAATTCAAGGAGATTTATACATGGTATCAATgatacatatattattaaaaaaccGGCTTGGTCAGAGAATGTAGGGCACAtctaaaaataaggaaaaagtgCCGAGTGAGTCTTCGTTTGATTGGGGCTAATGCAAGAGGACATGGattcgagtgcgttgaagcgtattatactcctatttatgggttgggaggGGCGCATTGTGTAAAAAAAAGGAACAAATATGATTAGAATTTATaacgagattgtttaaaaaaataaggaaaatgaaatataatttacctaaattttgtttattttatatttttaattaaaaaagttcaGCTAGCGAGTTTCAAGTAACAATTTGATAATCGGTATGACGGATTAGTACTCATCGGCAAGTAGAATAGCATATTTTAAATCTAAATTGATCTGATGGTCAGTATTAGATGATCAATGaagaaaattgtttgaattttgatttgcaaATTTGACTAAGTAAAAGAGAAGGGGAAGAAGAGATTCATTGTTGCGAGTGAGGTGAACAAAAAGGTTATACAATAGTGattttaatagttaaatgacttaaataaaattttttgaatagtttagtttctattttctaaaattgaataatcaaaatataaatttagtaataatttagtgacattaagtgtaatttaccctaaataatTAACTCATtcgtaaataaaattttatttttatttaatatttattaattttatatactttttattttataaaattttaaacataaataatttaaatgttttttatatttacaatataatttatttttagttttcatgTAATTTAAATTTCATAGTTCATACGAGTAAAAGAAAACTAAGGTTAGACTTTGACATTAAAATGGGCATACCAAGGCCTCCCTATAACCTAAATGGGTTTAATATTTTGCtaaacttaatatttttgtttgaatCTTCATAAATGTGAAGCAGGCATTTGTACATAATCAGATACCTCGAattttgaatgaatttaatttgaatatttaaagctattattaaatttaacattttttattttatatttttattaaatagttgggtaaatttacgttttgataatttaacttcaaaaagttacagaatagttattaaattaatcaaaaaattttatttaagtcaccgACTGTtaagttttttcttcttttcaaaaa contains the following coding sequences:
- the LOC107908185 gene encoding peamaclein, with product MKVLFATLLVCSLLLCSSILEPVMAQPRSPSCAGKCKARCRKAAVWERCFKYCRICCEKCKCVPSGTYGNKHECPCYRDMVTNKGKPKCP
- the LOC107908864 gene encoding thioredoxin domain-containing protein 9 homolog — its product is MDHSKVQEIVEKQVLTVAKAFEDQIDEEIAALDRLDHDDLEAIRERRLQQMKKMAEKRSRWIGLGHGEYSEIPAEKDFFSIVKASERVVCHFYRENWPCKVMDKHLSALAKQHIETRFVKIQAEKSPFLAERLKIVVLPTLALIKNAKVDDYVVGFDELGGTDEFSTEDLEDRLAKVQVIFSEGESSSKPRTQTKRSVRQSSNPDSSDSD